In one Brassica oleracea var. oleracea cultivar TO1000 chromosome C9, BOL, whole genome shotgun sequence genomic region, the following are encoded:
- the LOC106319322 gene encoding uncharacterized protein LOC106319322 has translation MKKGVHPQMQWISYVTQSGRLMHVMMTRIHHVGKVYHFGAKRQLAQSIGQIAKFKRRFNELEEEPSHENNIDNQKK, from the coding sequence ATGAAGAAGGGAGTACATCCACAGATGCAATGGATCTCTTATGTGACACAGAGCGGTAGATTGATGCACGTCATGATGACAAGGATCCACCATGTTGGCAAAGTCTATCACTTTGGTGCTAAGCGTCAGTTGGCTCAAAGCATTGGCCAGATTGCCAAGTTCAAGCGCAGGTTTAACGAGCTAGAGGAAGAACCTTCCCATGAGAATAACATCGACAACCAGAAGAAGTAA